Proteins co-encoded in one Bacillus sp. FSL H8-0547 genomic window:
- a CDS encoding NUDIX domain-containing protein, with the protein MQPPKHIVSAATIVLNEKREILLIKGPKRGWEIPGGQVEEGESLKAAAIRETQEESGIIIEVTKFCGIFQNVDRSICNTLFMGKPVGGKPETSPESLEVGYFPIEQALEMVTWKNFRQRIEYCLNDEIQPFYVEFKGSETEELIGKL; encoded by the coding sequence ATGCAGCCGCCAAAACATATTGTTTCCGCAGCGACTATTGTACTTAATGAAAAGAGAGAAATCTTACTTATAAAAGGTCCGAAAAGAGGGTGGGAGATTCCCGGGGGACAAGTAGAAGAAGGCGAATCACTGAAAGCAGCAGCCATCAGAGAAACACAGGAAGAATCGGGAATCATCATCGAAGTGACGAAATTCTGCGGAATTTTTCAAAATGTAGACCGTTCAATCTGCAATACACTTTTTATGGGTAAGCCGGTTGGAGGAAAGCCCGAGACAAGTCCTGAGAGTTTAGAAGTGGGGTATTTTCCAATTGAGCAGGCCCTTGAAATGGTCACCTGGAAAAATTTCAGGCAGAGAATTGAATATTGTTTAAACGATGAAATACAGCCTTTTTATGTTGAATTTAAAGGAAGCGAGACAGAAGAGCTGATTGG